In Geminocystis sp. NIES-3708, a single window of DNA contains:
- the rpsL gene encoding 30S ribosomal protein S12: MPTIQQLIRSERSLIQKKTKSPALKECPQRRGVCTRVYTTTPKKPNSALRKVARVRLTSGFEVTAYIPGIGHNLQEHSVVLIRGGRVKDLPGVRYHIVRGTLDATGVKDRKQGRSKYGAKRPKA, from the coding sequence ATGCCAACTATTCAACAACTAATTCGTAGCGAACGTTCTCTCATTCAGAAAAAGACTAAATCCCCCGCGCTCAAAGAATGTCCTCAGCGTCGTGGAGTATGTACAAGGGTTTATACTACAACCCCTAAAAAACCTAATTCTGCTTTAAGAAAAGTAGCAAGGGTTCGTTTAACATCAGGATTTGAAGTAACTGCTTATATTCCAGGTATTGGTCATAACCTTCAAGAACACTCCGTTGTTTTAATCAGAGGGGGTAGGGTGAAAGATTTACCCGGTGTTAGATACCATATCGTAAGAGGAACTCTGGATGCAACTGGGGTAAAAGACAGAAAACAGGGACGCTCCAAATATGGTGCAAAACGTCCTAAAGCATAG